Below is a genomic region from Pseudomonadota bacterium.
CCGGATGTCCTATCCGGGAAAACATCTCGATGGCGCGGCTGAAATACGCGTCCGGGTCATAGAGCGTGCGGATCACCCGGAGGTGCCCTTCCAGCAACTGCTTTCTCGGGATGATCGTCACGATGTTGGTGTAGCCGGAGCCGAGGGTGCGTTCTTCGTCGCCCGTCATGTCCTCGATGAGGCGCCCGCTCTGCTTCATGCGCGTGTAGAGCGGCGTTCCGGGCAGAGCCACCAGGGGCCCGATCATGGCGTTCGGGATCGCCGCATCGGTGATGAACTCGATCTGGCGATTGAAGATATCCGCCGTGTCGCTGTCGAAGCCGACGATGAAGGAGCCATAGGTCAAGAGGCCCGCGCCCTGGATCTCCTTCATCCGCTCGACCAACGAACCCTTCATGTTTTGGAACTTGCGCGTCTCCTTCAGGCTCTCGATCGAGGGCGTTTCGATCCCCATGAAGACCCAGATGAAATTGGCTTTGACGAGGAGGTCCATCAACTCGGCATCATCGGCGAGATTGACCGTGACCTCGGTACCGAAGAAGAACGGGTGCTTGCGTCGCGCATTCCATGCGGCCAGCGCGACCAGGAACTTCTTGGCCTCCTTCTTGTTGCCGATGAAGTTGTCATCGACGATGAAGATCACCCCGCGGAACCCGGTCTCGTAGATCGCGTCCAGCTCGGTCAGCATCTGGGTGGGGGTCTTGGTACGGGGCCTGCGTCCGAACATCACGGTGATGTCGCAGAACTCGCAGAGATAGGGGCAACCGCGCGAGAACTGCACGACCAGCATGGCGTAGAAATCGAGGTTCAGGAGATCGAAGCGCGGTACCGGCGTCTTGGTGACATCGGGCTTGTCGTGCGTCGTGTACACGGGTTTGTAACTCCCACGCTCCAGGTCCTCGATGAACTCCCGCCAGGTGATCTCCCCTTCGTTCAGGACCTGCACGTCGCAATGCGGGACACACTCTTCGGAGCAGGCGGTC
It encodes:
- a CDS encoding B12-binding domain-containing radical SAM protein gives rise to the protein MNDNYKNILLVYPRFPPTYWGSQYYLPLIGKKAAMPPLGLITVAAMTPEGYQFRLVDLNCEDLEDADLEWADVVCLSAMLTQKSSLFRVAARCRAAGKLVVFGGPYPTACSEECVPHCDVQVLNEGEITWREFIEDLERGSYKPVYTTHDKPDVTKTPVPRFDLLNLDFYAMLVVQFSRGCPYLCEFCDITVMFGRRPRTKTPTQMLTELDAIYETGFRGVIFIVDDNFIGNKKEAKKFLVALAAWNARRKHPFFFGTEVTVNLADDAELMDLLVKANFIWVFMGIETPSIESLKETRKFQNMKGSLVERMKEIQGAGLLTYGSFIVGFDSDTADIFNRQIEFITDAAIPNAMIGPLVALPGTPLYTRMKQSGRLIEDMTGDEERTLGSGYTNIVTIIPRKQLLEGHLRVIRTLYDPDAYFSRAIEMFSRIGHPAALGERVRRLFFLLASGVRNLISKWMSGQITLASIRSQYRQQQSVMATFPEHYKQASRVFTRRVMREYPDQIPFIMHYITLGYHYHMFTFDHAVPGLTKLLQEEELLEQASSPQQEVSAA